From the genome of Halorussus caseinilyticus, one region includes:
- a CDS encoding MATE family efflux transporter, giving the protein MVGVSREEITDGSLVRSLLFLAAPLVVQNLVQVAQQIVDTFWVGRLGENAVAAVGVNFPVIALIYSAAIVVSTGTQVIVSQRVGADNTEEGCRTAFHGLTLGFLSGSVVAVLVIFSAENIIELLMSGSEVTTLAVTYLGTYMLGFPSSVMSDALEGGFVGWGDSRAAMYVNVIAVVVNIGLDPFLILGWGPFESMGVRGAALATAIGYTVGFLFALGLFLKGRSGFVLRREAVGFDLDVYREILEIGVPTGAQRSLSQLVRVLIIALVSAVGGAAAVAAYTVGARISSVAFIPAQGLSGAAQSIVGQNLGADKPDRACRTTWVGAAIAAVGLTLAGVVQWVAPEMLVNVFVPDMTPDGFRLTVDYLKILVLGYWALGASYMFNAGFNGARRTKVSMVIGLLKYWAIRLPIAAVGALWLDFGVHAVFWAVTLSNVIGATGAGIYYYYTTNRGMLKRAAEKASASAD; this is encoded by the coding sequence ATGGTAGGCGTATCGCGGGAGGAAATCACCGATGGTTCGCTCGTTCGTTCCCTGCTGTTTCTCGCAGCACCGCTAGTCGTCCAAAATCTCGTACAAGTAGCCCAGCAGATAGTAGACACGTTCTGGGTCGGACGACTCGGCGAGAACGCAGTCGCCGCCGTCGGCGTGAACTTTCCCGTGATAGCGCTCATCTACAGTGCCGCCATCGTCGTGTCCACTGGGACGCAGGTCATCGTCTCCCAACGCGTCGGGGCCGACAACACCGAGGAGGGATGCCGAACAGCGTTTCACGGACTGACGTTAGGGTTTCTGAGCGGGAGCGTCGTCGCGGTACTCGTCATCTTCAGTGCCGAGAACATCATCGAACTCCTAATGTCCGGAAGCGAGGTGACGACGCTCGCAGTCACCTACCTCGGGACGTACATGCTCGGCTTCCCCTCGTCGGTGATGAGCGACGCGCTCGAAGGGGGATTCGTCGGATGGGGCGACTCACGGGCCGCGATGTACGTCAACGTCATCGCCGTCGTCGTCAACATCGGACTCGACCCGTTCCTCATCCTCGGATGGGGACCGTTCGAGTCGATGGGGGTCCGCGGCGCGGCGCTGGCGACGGCAATCGGTTACACCGTCGGGTTCCTGTTCGCACTCGGCCTGTTCCTGAAAGGCCGGAGCGGGTTCGTACTCCGCCGAGAGGCTGTCGGCTTCGACTTGGACGTGTACCGGGAAATCCTCGAAATCGGGGTTCCGACCGGTGCCCAGCGAAGCCTCAGCCAGTTGGTCCGCGTCCTCATCATCGCGCTCGTCTCGGCGGTTGGCGGGGCGGCCGCAGTCGCGGCTTACACGGTCGGGGCGCGAATCTCCAGCGTGGCGTTCATCCCGGCGCAGGGACTCTCGGGCGCGGCCCAGAGCATAGTCGGCCAGAACCTCGGCGCGGACAAGCCCGACCGGGCGTGCCGGACGACGTGGGTCGGTGCGGCCATCGCCGCGGTCGGTCTCACGCTCGCGGGCGTCGTCCAGTGGGTCGCGCCCGAGATGCTGGTCAACGTGTTCGTGCCCGACATGACCCCCGACGGATTCCGCCTGACCGTCGATTACCTCAAGATTCTGGTTCTCGGCTACTGGGCGCTCGGCGCGTCGTACATGTTCAACGCCGGATTCAACGGCGCGCGCCGGACGAAAGTCAGCATGGTCATCGGACTCCTGAAGTACTGGGCAATCAGGCTCCCAATCGCGGCGGTCGGGGCGCTCTGGCTCGATTTCGGCGTCCACGCGGTGTTCTGGGCGGTCACGCTCTCGAACGTCATCGGTGCGACCGGCGCGGGTATCTACTACTACTACACGACCAACAGAGGGATGTTGAAGCGCGCCGCGGAGAAAGCGAGCGCGAGCGCCGACTGA
- a CDS encoding DEAD/DEAH box helicase, which translates to MEVAEAVPDPEFAEVFPFEEFNDMQREVVDALLETDENVVASAPTASGKTALAELAICRTLEAGGTALFVAPMRALTNEKESEWERFEELGYSVYVVTGERDLNPRRAERADILVMTPEKTDSATRKHDSRRYAFIREVDCCVIDEVHLLDSEKRGSVLEVTVSRLRRLSDPRVVALSATMPNVSDVADWLDAPPENTFQFGDDYRPVDLNSGVKTYTHGDNSFADKYRRLYRALDLAEPHIRDDGQALVFVSSRQDTVQAAKKARDEIGERDVPMGARGDYDFHNEADDLQNDTLRKSVLDGVAFHHAGLSKGDKDRVEEWFKQGKVQLLFSTSTLAWGVNLPARCVVLRDTKLHDPLEGEVDMSPLDILQMLGRAGRPEYDDVGYGWVVCDHAEADKYRRLLREGKEIESRLEADLDAHLNAEIAMGTIRGLEDVMEWLETTFYYVRARTEPDEYGFENLRDRVRDTLERLVERGFVETGEGLDVSATALGRLASKFYLRLDTAGEFRDLAERDDIGTAEVLRTVADAAEFDSVSARQSEREAVESVLVGQNAGDLDPGARKILAILRSTMTGTTPGELRSDAWVITQNALRLLAALRAFLERFDRPRAANLARRVEARIEHGVSSDAVGLTAIDGVGSGRASKLAKEGIATPADVREAGEDGLVDAGLSAGVAEAVLESASDLPRVEVEWGSFPDSVPQGENDMREVTVRNAGDGAQAGIRVTVNGVEMTETTTYLDGETTVPVGVFGGTADEMEYVVEVAFPELPVLPATDSRTVRVR; encoded by the coding sequence ATGGAAGTCGCCGAGGCAGTCCCCGACCCCGAGTTCGCCGAGGTGTTCCCGTTCGAGGAGTTCAACGACATGCAACGCGAGGTCGTAGACGCGCTCCTCGAAACCGACGAGAACGTGGTAGCGAGTGCGCCGACTGCCAGCGGCAAGACGGCGCTGGCGGAACTCGCCATCTGTCGGACCCTCGAAGCGGGCGGCACCGCGCTGTTCGTCGCGCCGATGCGCGCGCTGACCAACGAGAAGGAGAGCGAGTGGGAGCGGTTCGAGGAGTTGGGCTACTCCGTCTACGTCGTCACGGGCGAACGCGACCTGAACCCCCGACGGGCCGAGCGCGCCGACATCCTCGTGATGACCCCCGAGAAGACCGACTCGGCGACCCGCAAGCACGATTCGCGCCGGTACGCCTTCATCCGCGAGGTGGACTGTTGCGTCATCGACGAGGTTCACCTGCTCGATTCGGAGAAGCGCGGGAGCGTCCTCGAAGTCACCGTCTCGCGCCTGCGGCGACTCTCGGACCCCCGCGTGGTCGCGCTCTCGGCGACGATGCCCAACGTCTCCGACGTGGCCGATTGGCTCGACGCACCCCCGGAAAACACCTTCCAGTTCGGCGACGACTACCGGCCGGTAGACCTCAACTCGGGGGTCAAGACCTACACCCACGGCGACAACTCCTTCGCCGACAAGTACCGCCGACTCTACCGGGCGCTGGACCTCGCGGAACCGCACATCCGCGACGACGGGCAGGCGCTCGTGTTCGTCTCCTCCCGGCAGGACACCGTACAGGCCGCGAAGAAGGCCCGCGACGAAATCGGCGAACGAGACGTTCCGATGGGCGCGCGCGGCGACTACGACTTTCACAACGAGGCCGACGACCTCCAGAACGACACGCTCCGGAAGTCGGTGCTGGACGGCGTGGCCTTCCACCACGCGGGTCTCTCGAAGGGCGACAAGGACCGGGTGGAAGAGTGGTTCAAGCAGGGTAAGGTTCAGCTCCTGTTCTCGACCTCCACGCTCGCGTGGGGCGTCAACCTCCCCGCCAGATGCGTCGTCCTGCGGGACACGAAGCTTCACGACCCCCTCGAAGGCGAGGTGGACATGAGTCCGCTCGACATCCTCCAGATGCTCGGCCGTGCCGGACGCCCCGAGTACGACGACGTGGGCTACGGATGGGTCGTCTGCGACCACGCCGAGGCCGACAAGTACCGACGCCTCCTGCGCGAGGGGAAGGAAATCGAGTCGCGCCTCGAAGCGGACTTGGACGCCCACCTCAACGCCGAAATCGCCATGGGGACCATCCGGGGTCTCGAAGACGTGATGGAGTGGCTCGAAACCACGTTCTACTACGTCCGAGCGCGGACCGAACCCGACGAGTACGGCTTCGAGAACCTCCGCGACCGGGTTCGGGACACCCTCGAACGTCTCGTGGAACGGGGCTTCGTGGAGACCGGCGAGGGTCTCGACGTGTCGGCCACGGCGCTCGGCCGACTCGCCTCGAAGTTCTACCTTCGACTCGACACCGCCGGGGAGTTCCGTGACCTCGCCGAGCGCGACGACATCGGGACCGCCGAGGTACTCCGGACCGTCGCGGACGCCGCGGAGTTCGACAGCGTGAGCGCCCGCCAGTCCGAACGCGAAGCGGTCGAGTCGGTGCTGGTGGGCCAGAACGCGGGCGACTTGGACCCCGGCGCGCGCAAGATTCTCGCAATCCTGCGCTCCACCATGACGGGCACGACGCCCGGCGAACTCCGGAGCGACGCGTGGGTCATCACCCAGAACGCGCTCCGACTGCTCGCGGCGCTTCGCGCCTTTTTAGAACGCTTCGACCGACCTCGCGCCGCGAACCTCGCGCGCCGGGTCGAGGCCCGCATCGAACACGGCGTGAGTTCCGACGCGGTGGGTCTGACCGCAATCGACGGCGTGGGTTCGGGTCGGGCGAGTAAGCTGGCGAAAGAGGGCATCGCCACGCCCGCGGACGTGCGCGAGGCGGGCGAAGACGGACTCGTGGATGCGGGTCTCTCGGCCGGAGTCGCCGAGGCGGTCCTCGAAAGCGCCAGCGACCTGCCTCGCGTCGAAGTCGAGTGGGGTTCGTTCCCCGACTCGGTTCCGCAGGGCGAAAACGACATGCGAGAGGTCACGGTGCGGAACGCGGGCGACGGCGCGCAGGCCGGAATCCGTGTGACCGTCAACGGCGTCGAGATGACAGAGACGACCACGTACCTCGACGGCGAGACGACCGTTCCGGTGGGCGTCTTCGGTGGGACCGCCGACGAGATGGAGTACGTCGTCGAAGTCGCGTTTCCCGAGTTGCCCGTCCTTCCGGCGACCGACTCGCGGACGGTTCGGGTTCGCTAA
- a CDS encoding DUF378 domain-containing protein: MKTNGLDWLAILLTAVGAITWGILGVTGLTGEAVNVVALVLEPIFRPGPAQTVEYLVYVLVGVAGVYLLYTGYKMGRASRRAARERRQRDATTRTDATTRTDTDTENTNTES; this comes from the coding sequence ATGAAGACCAACGGTCTCGACTGGCTCGCCATCCTGCTCACCGCCGTCGGTGCCATCACGTGGGGCATCCTCGGCGTCACCGGACTCACGGGCGAGGCAGTCAACGTCGTCGCGCTGGTGCTGGAACCCATCTTCAGGCCCGGTCCGGCACAAACGGTCGAGTACCTCGTCTACGTCCTCGTCGGCGTGGCGGGCGTCTACCTGCTGTACACCGGCTATAAGATGGGTCGGGCGAGTCGGCGGGCCGCGCGCGAGCGCCGCCAGCGCGACGCGACGACTCGGACCGACGCGACCACACGCACCGACACGGACACCGAGAACACGAACACCGAGTCCTGA
- a CDS encoding class II aldolase/adducin family protein, which yields MLGAERRAVATRAPDLAGLTPGRTGNLSVRRDDRFAVTPTGVAYDRIDAEDVPVVSLEGEQVGGGTAPSSETPMHAAVYREFDAGAIVHTHSPWASTLAILREPIPPVHYMLALAGTTVPVADYATYGTAELAENAVSAMDAADAEACLLANHGLLVTGEDADAALETAVNVEYTARIYCQAKAFGEPEQLSAEEMGDVAEKFEGYGQDED from the coding sequence ATGCTTGGAGCGGAACGCCGCGCGGTCGCCACCCGCGCGCCAGACCTCGCGGGCCTCACGCCCGGCCGCACCGGAAACCTGAGCGTCCGTCGGGACGACCGATTCGCGGTCACGCCGACGGGCGTCGCCTACGACCGAATCGACGCCGAAGACGTGCCCGTGGTCTCTCTGGAGGGCGAACAGGTCGGCGGCGGGACTGCCCCGTCGAGCGAGACGCCGATGCACGCCGCGGTCTACCGCGAGTTCGACGCGGGGGCTATCGTCCACACGCACTCGCCGTGGGCCTCGACGCTGGCGATTCTGCGGGAGCCGATTCCGCCGGTCCACTACATGCTCGCGCTCGCCGGAACGACGGTTCCGGTCGCCGACTACGCGACTTACGGCACGGCCGAACTCGCCGAAAACGCGGTGTCGGCGATGGACGCGGCCGACGCCGAGGCGTGCTTGCTCGCCAACCACGGCTTGCTGGTGACGGGCGAGGACGCCGACGCCGCGCTCGAAACCGCGGTCAACGTGGAGTACACGGCCCGCATCTACTGTCAGGCGAAGGCGTTCGGCGAACCGGAACAGTTGAGCGCCGAGGAGATGGGAGACGTGGCCGAAAAGTTCGAGGGCTACGGGCAGGACGAAGATTGA